A section of the Camelus ferus isolate YT-003-E chromosome 33, BCGSAC_Cfer_1.0, whole genome shotgun sequence genome encodes:
- the LOC116661190 gene encoding translation initiation factor IF-2-like gives MRVPNNPASPTPAPAASVTSAASKQSSLGAPGKPGPVSSGACWLQPPEEAPLRPGPRPLSVNQETGSPCVSRLQASPQASPLVCLPLKQPQVAPWPQALSRLQRIRASGSARRRPAPGTLGRSPAPRPQWPSARQSAHRNACRPRGPVPLAWTRWRPPQVPAIPQSWGPGFTAVPAAPAAPSISGHRPKRFTVPGKLMGSN, from the coding sequence ATGCGGGTTCCCAACAACCCAGCCTCTCCGACTCCGGCTCCTGCTGCCTCAGTGACCTCGGCAGCTTCCAAACAGAGCTCTTTGGGGGCTCCTGGAAAACCAGGCCCCGTCTCATCCGGCGCCTGCTGGCTCCAGCCGCCTGAGGAGGCTCCCCTGAGACCAGGCCCACGACCGCTGTCCGTGAATCAGGAAACTGGCTCACCCTGCGTCTCACGACTCCAGGCCTCCCCGCAGGCCTCGCCCCTTGTCTGCCTGCCGCTCAAGCAGCCTCAGGTGGCTCCTTGGCCCCAGGCTCTCAGCAGGCTCCAGCGAATCCGGGCGTCCGGTTCAGCCAGGAGGCGGCCAGCTCCAGGGACCTTAGGTCGCTCCCCGGCCCCAAGGCCCCAGTGGCCTTCTGCCAGACAGTCAGCTCACCGCAACGCCTGCCGGCCCCGAGGCCCCGTGCCTCTCGCATGGACCAGGTGGCGGCCTCCGCAGGTTCCCGCAATCCCGCAGTCCTGGGGGCCTGGTTTCACCGCTGTGCCTGCGGCTCCAGCAGCCCCAAGCATTTCCGGACACCGTCCGAAGCGTTTCACAG